One genomic segment of Chitinophaga parva includes these proteins:
- a CDS encoding helix-turn-helix transcriptional regulator, with protein sequence MIQPDIDIKDSFAIGPWPQMPVGTALRRAAYHRLLLLQGGSGILQVDDHTFPIQGSEIFLIAKGQLFAWQAGSKPDGFELAFGDCFWEKAPASAANCKTVLFNDASAHQRLPLPAPDLASLSDLFTATYSEFIRPAYTNKADALAAYLKIIMIKTANVYAALREGAEDHDRALYGHFLQLVKHQYQEQHEVAGFARQLGITTRKLSDLCRQFSGQGAKEIISEQLITEAKRFLQFSSRPVKEIAFTLNFSTPDQFSHFFKKKTFLSPQQYRERFVNSSM encoded by the coding sequence ATGATACAGCCGGACATTGATATCAAAGACTCCTTTGCCATAGGGCCGTGGCCGCAAATGCCCGTGGGTACTGCATTGCGGCGGGCGGCTTACCACCGCTTACTGCTATTGCAGGGCGGTAGCGGCATTTTACAGGTAGATGACCATACATTTCCTATACAGGGCAGTGAAATATTTTTGATCGCCAAAGGCCAGTTGTTTGCCTGGCAGGCTGGCAGTAAGCCAGATGGTTTTGAATTGGCATTTGGCGATTGCTTTTGGGAAAAAGCGCCCGCCAGTGCGGCAAACTGTAAGACGGTATTGTTTAACGATGCCTCCGCTCATCAAAGGTTACCATTACCTGCGCCAGACCTGGCATCACTCTCCGATCTGTTTACCGCTACTTATTCAGAGTTCATCAGGCCTGCTTACACGAATAAAGCAGATGCACTGGCCGCGTACCTCAAGATCATTATGATCAAAACGGCCAATGTATATGCCGCCTTGCGCGAAGGTGCGGAAGACCATGACCGTGCACTTTACGGTCACTTCCTGCAACTGGTGAAGCACCAGTACCAGGAGCAGCATGAGGTGGCCGGATTTGCCCGCCAGTTGGGCATTACCACCCGCAAGTTGTCCGACCTTTGCCGGCAGTTCAGCGGGCAGGGGGCCAAGGAGATCATCAGTGAACAGCTGATCACGGAAGCAAAACGTTTCCTGCAATTTTCTTCCCGCCCGGTAAAGGAGATCGCGTTTACCCTTAATTTTTCCACGCCAGACCAGTTCAGTCATTTCTTCAAGAAAAAGACCTTCCTCTCACCCCAACAGTACCGGGAGCGGTTTGTAAATTCCAGCATGTGA
- a CDS encoding HD domain-containing protein — MAVNRSSSVAGVRIPDSAIAKQATELLLEHGTEFLYNHSLRVFVFASLNGQRRQLAYDGELLYVSAVFHDLGLTPRYSSADKRFEVDGANAARSFLEGHGLGPSALQRVWDTIALHTTIGIAEYKEPEVALLYAGVGLDVMGEGYHELPEAERAAIVQAFPRAGFKQQIIPTFFEGFKHKTDTTFGNIKADVCAYMMLGFQRKDFCQCILHSPWSE, encoded by the coding sequence ATGGCAGTTAACAGATCATCATCCGTTGCCGGGGTGCGCATCCCCGACAGCGCTATTGCAAAACAGGCTACGGAGTTGCTCCTGGAGCATGGTACGGAGTTCCTCTACAATCATTCCCTGCGCGTATTTGTATTTGCTTCGTTAAATGGCCAGCGCCGTCAACTGGCTTATGACGGGGAGTTGTTGTACGTGAGCGCGGTGTTTCATGACCTGGGCCTTACACCGCGTTACAGCAGTGCAGACAAGCGTTTTGAAGTAGACGGGGCTAATGCGGCCCGCAGTTTCCTGGAAGGCCATGGCCTGGGGCCCTCGGCATTGCAACGCGTATGGGATACCATTGCATTGCACACCACTATTGGCATTGCGGAATATAAGGAACCGGAAGTAGCGCTGTTGTATGCCGGCGTGGGACTGGATGTAATGGGAGAAGGTTACCACGAACTGCCGGAGGCGGAGCGCGCGGCTATTGTGCAGGCATTTCCCCGTGCCGGGTTTAAACAACAGATCATCCCTACTTTCTTTGAGGGCTTCAAACATAAGACAGATACTACTTTCGGCAACATTAAAGCAGATGTGTGCGCGTATATGATGCTGGGATTCCAGCGGAAAGATTTCTGCCAGTGTATCCTGCATTCGCCATGGAGCGAATAG
- a CDS encoding DUF1304 domain-containing protein, producing MQLVAALLVGLVAVEHLYIMWIEMFAWTTAGRKAFRSFPAHLFEPTKGLAANQGLYNGFLAAGLIWSLCIGDLHWRTQVATFFLSCVGIAGLFGAVTAARRIFYVQALPAIIALICVWIAAGW from the coding sequence ATGCAGCTTGTAGCAGCTTTGCTCGTAGGCCTTGTAGCCGTTGAACATTTATATATTATGTGGATAGAGATGTTTGCCTGGACCACCGCCGGGCGAAAGGCATTCCGTAGTTTTCCTGCCCATTTGTTTGAGCCTACCAAAGGGCTTGCGGCTAACCAGGGATTGTACAATGGGTTCCTGGCCGCAGGCCTTATCTGGTCGTTGTGCATAGGCGATCTGCACTGGCGCACGCAGGTAGCCACTTTCTTTCTAAGCTGTGTAGGCATTGCAGGCCTTTTTGGGGCAGTGACTGCGGCGCGCCGTATCTTTTATGTACAGGCCCTGCCGGCTATCATTGCATTGATATGTGTATGGATAGCGGCCGGTTGGTGA
- a CDS encoding GNAT family N-acetyltransferase, which translates to MVSISKVSSQADLDQVKILFREYAQWLDVDLTFQGFEEELDTLPAGYAAPSGALFLARIDGKPAGSVALRAFDNTTCEMKRLFVRDQFKKQGVGRALVAAAVEEARRLGYKRIVLDTLAHMRPAIKLYTSLGFQPIAAYYDNPISDAVYLTRGLEPETVA; encoded by the coding sequence ATGGTGAGCATTTCTAAAGTTAGCAGCCAGGCAGATTTGGACCAGGTAAAAATACTTTTCCGTGAGTATGCGCAGTGGCTCGATGTGGACCTGACATTCCAGGGTTTTGAAGAAGAACTGGATACACTCCCCGCCGGTTATGCGGCACCCAGCGGTGCCCTGTTCCTGGCCAGAATAGACGGAAAGCCGGCCGGCAGCGTTGCCCTCCGCGCTTTTGATAATACTACCTGCGAGATGAAAAGACTCTTTGTGCGGGACCAGTTTAAAAAACAGGGTGTAGGCCGCGCGCTGGTAGCAGCCGCCGTGGAAGAAGCCCGCAGGCTGGGTTATAAACGCATTGTGCTGGATACACTGGCCCACATGCGTCCCGCTATTAAACTCTACACCAGCTTGGGTTTCCAGCCCATTGCTGCGTACTACGATAATCCTATCAGCGACGCCGTGTATCTCACGCGTGGACTGGAGCCGGAGACCGTAGCGTAG
- a CDS encoding 3-keto-disaccharide hydrolase: MCKVILSAALLSFTMAAFAQTKPEDTEVWEPVPAVINPGTSTATPPGDAIILFDGKDLSQWDGEKGAPAWLVKDGAVTVVKGTGTIKTKETFTNFQLHIEWRTPAEVVGESQGRGNSGIFMQGKYELQVLDNYNNRTYSNGQAGSFYKQRIPLVNACKKPGEWQSYDVIWTAPTFNEDGSVKTPARATVLQNGVLVQNNVSLDGPTEYIGKPVYKAHGAGPIVLQDHGNPVSFRNIWIRRL, from the coding sequence ATGTGCAAAGTTATATTATCCGCAGCCCTGCTTTCCTTTACCATGGCTGCTTTTGCACAAACCAAGCCGGAAGACACAGAAGTGTGGGAGCCCGTGCCGGCTGTCATAAACCCTGGTACTTCCACCGCAACACCGCCCGGTGATGCCATCATCCTCTTTGATGGTAAAGACCTCAGTCAATGGGACGGTGAAAAAGGCGCGCCGGCCTGGCTGGTAAAAGATGGGGCAGTAACTGTTGTAAAAGGTACCGGTACCATCAAAACAAAAGAGACCTTTACCAACTTCCAGTTGCATATTGAATGGCGTACGCCTGCCGAAGTAGTGGGTGAAAGCCAGGGCCGTGGCAACAGCGGCATTTTTATGCAGGGCAAATATGAACTGCAGGTATTGGACAATTATAACAACCGCACTTACTCCAACGGCCAGGCAGGCAGCTTTTACAAGCAACGCATCCCACTGGTGAATGCCTGCAAAAAGCCCGGCGAGTGGCAATCTTATGATGTGATCTGGACCGCGCCCACCTTCAATGAAGACGGCAGTGTGAAAACACCTGCGCGCGCCACCGTACTGCAAAACGGCGTACTGGTACAAAACAACGTGAGCCTGGATGGCCCCACGGAATACATTGGCAAACCAGTATATAAAGCCCACGGCGCAGGCCCCATCGTGCTCCAGGACCATGGCAACCCGGTGAGCTTCCGGAATATATGGATCAGGAGATTATAA